A single genomic interval of Verrucomicrobiia bacterium harbors:
- a CDS encoding fibronectin type III domain-containing protein produces MRKPLLFLPPVLLFLFLFASAQTPPAPVSDVQAVDTPDDAGKQVDLTWKVSPDEERAANPVIGYQILAAPAADSPFVPIGTASLGAASATAKDGLENGRPYYFKIRAYALDSSFAESEAAGPVVPQGSWWNTKPAYIRIFIWMVLVIVFILYNIFLAGKKELYIRPIAGIDAIDEGIGRATEMGRPILYICGLGDAAQAATMAAFSVLGRVAQKTAQYQTKLIVPCYDPIVFSICQDVVKGAYLNAGRPEAYNEKDVFFVAQDQFPYVAAVNGIMLREKPATNFYLGQFYAESLMLAETGFEAGSIQIAGTDQLIQMSFFIVACDFTLIGEEMFAASAYLSKEPEQVGSIKGQDWGKVIFAGLSFVGVISVLLENKIHFFGFFKKLMINE; encoded by the coding sequence ATGCGAAAACCACTTTTATTTCTCCCGCCGGTTTTGCTTTTTTTGTTCCTGTTTGCTTCGGCCCAAACCCCGCCCGCGCCCGTTTCCGACGTTCAAGCCGTGGATACGCCCGACGATGCCGGTAAACAGGTTGACCTGACTTGGAAAGTGTCGCCGGATGAAGAACGGGCAGCCAACCCGGTCATCGGGTATCAAATCCTGGCCGCTCCCGCCGCCGATTCCCCCTTTGTCCCGATCGGAACGGCTTCCCTTGGAGCCGCCTCCGCCACGGCCAAGGACGGCTTGGAAAACGGCCGGCCCTATTACTTCAAAATCCGCGCATATGCCTTAGACAGCAGTTTTGCGGAGTCGGAAGCGGCCGGGCCGGTTGTCCCGCAAGGTTCTTGGTGGAACACCAAACCGGCGTACATCCGAATTTTCATCTGGATGGTTTTGGTGATCGTTTTCATCCTTTACAATATATTCCTGGCGGGAAAGAAAGAGTTATACATTCGGCCGATTGCCGGAATTGACGCCATTGACGAGGGGATCGGCCGGGCGACCGAGATGGGGCGGCCGATTCTTTACATCTGCGGGTTGGGGGACGCCGCCCAGGCGGCAACGATGGCGGCTTTTTCCGTTTTGGGGCGGGTGGCGCAAAAAACGGCGCAGTACCAGACCAAGCTCATCGTCCCCTGTTATGATCCGATCGTTTTTTCCATCTGCCAGGACGTGGTCAAGGGGGCCTATCTCAATGCCGGGCGGCCGGAGGCCTACAATGAAAAAGACGTTTTTTTTGTCGCCCAAGACCAGTTCCCCTATGTTGCGGCGGTGAACGGGATCATGTTGCGGGAAAAACCGGCCACCAACTTCTATTTGGGACAGTTTTACGCCGAGTCCTTGATGCTGGCGGAGACCGGCTTCGAGGCGGGCTCCATTCAAATTGCCGGCACGGATCAGTTGATTCAAATGTCTTTCTTCATCGTGGCATGCGATTTTACACTCATCGGCGAAGAGATGTTTGCCGCCTCGGCCTATCTGTCCAAGGAGCCGGAGCAGGTCGGTTCCATCAAAGGGCAGGACTGGGGTAAGGTGATTTTCGCCGGGCTTTCCTTTGTGGGTGTCATTTCAGTTTTACTGGAAAATAAAATCCATTTCTTCGGATTCTTCAAGAAACTTATGATTAACGAGTGA
- a CDS encoding DUF6754 domain-containing protein, producing the protein MKIKTAICGIGLALFLAAGTAGQGLLPPTGVRAKDAPNDKGTSLLVFWKLSSSDKKGDQGVEGYQILRAASPVGPFEPAGSAAKGDTLFTDHVPQNGTDYYYKVRVLGPGGAFAESEIGGPAQSKAQWFNTERINALIAVILLVSSILYFVYKAQSGRELYIRKIAGLEEVDNAVGRATEMGKKVVFIPGRQDMDNVQTIAAVLLLGRVAKLAAEYETRLEVPNARSMVMVSCREVVKEAFLKAGRPDAYREDDIHYITEDQFGFAAAVDGMMLRDRPAAVFYQGAFFAESLIFAETGNSIGAIQIAGTAQPAQLPFFVVACDYTLIGEELFAASAYLSKEPRLLGSLKGQDVGKFVTMAAISIGAILATLKSAGFFPADWVTAYTNFFLVR; encoded by the coding sequence ATGAAAATCAAAACGGCCATTTGCGGAATTGGTTTGGCGCTTTTCCTTGCCGCCGGTACGGCGGGGCAGGGGCTTTTGCCCCCGACCGGCGTCCGGGCAAAGGATGCCCCAAATGACAAAGGAACCAGTCTATTGGTTTTTTGGAAACTTTCTTCTTCCGACAAAAAGGGGGACCAAGGAGTGGAAGGGTATCAAATCCTGCGCGCCGCTTCGCCCGTTGGACCGTTTGAACCGGCCGGTTCGGCCGCCAAAGGAGACACGCTCTTCACCGACCATGTGCCCCAAAACGGAACGGATTACTACTACAAAGTCCGGGTTCTGGGGCCCGGGGGCGCTTTTGCCGAATCGGAAATCGGCGGGCCTGCGCAATCCAAAGCCCAGTGGTTCAACACCGAACGGATCAATGCCCTGATTGCGGTAATCCTCCTGGTTTCTTCCATCCTTTATTTTGTTTACAAGGCCCAATCCGGAAGGGAGCTGTACATCCGCAAAATCGCCGGGTTGGAAGAGGTGGACAACGCGGTCGGACGGGCGACCGAAATGGGAAAGAAAGTGGTTTTCATTCCTGGGCGGCAGGACATGGACAACGTCCAGACCATAGCCGCTGTTTTGCTTTTGGGGCGGGTGGCCAAACTGGCGGCGGAGTACGAAACCCGGCTGGAGGTCCCCAACGCCCGCTCGATGGTAATGGTTAGTTGCCGCGAAGTCGTCAAGGAGGCGTTTCTCAAAGCCGGGCGTCCGGATGCCTACCGGGAGGATGACATTCATTACATTACCGAAGACCAATTCGGTTTTGCCGCCGCGGTGGACGGGATGATGCTGCGGGATCGGCCTGCAGCGGTCTTCTATCAGGGGGCCTTTTTTGCCGAATCGCTCATTTTCGCCGAAACGGGGAACTCCATCGGCGCCATCCAAATTGCCGGGACGGCCCAGCCGGCGCAGTTGCCCTTCTTTGTGGTGGCCTGTGACTACACCCTAATTGGAGAAGAGCTTTTTGCCGCCTCCGCCTATTTGTCCAAGGAGCCGCGGCTTCTGGGATCGCTGAAAGGGCAGGACGTCGGCAAATTCGTAACCATGGCAGCCATTTCCATCGGGGCGATTCTGGCCACCCTGAAATCCGCCGGGTTTTTCCCGGCCGATTGGGTGACGGCCTACACCAACTTTTTTCTGGTACGGTGA
- a CDS encoding redoxin family protein, which produces MTAAIAGLLALAVFNLLLLKQNRALRLETSRMEVQQRTGSDRALLWLSSANSPICQLTLQKKGAASYQPALSLLVFLSPKDCSACLEEAEVWEKLYEKFSPRGFFVLGIVREADSLWADEFSTDYELTFPMASLDSATLEYLGVPSISPFKVMVDSLRRIVYLSGPNSEPEEQNNFAEVAEKLCRAYLTP; this is translated from the coding sequence TAATCTTTTGCTCTTGAAGCAAAACCGAGCCCTTCGATTGGAGACAAGTCGGATGGAGGTGCAGCAGAGGACAGGTTCCGATAGGGCTTTGCTCTGGCTCTCCTCCGCCAATTCACCGATTTGCCAGTTGACGCTCCAGAAAAAAGGGGCAGCCAGCTATCAGCCGGCCCTCTCTCTTTTGGTTTTTTTAAGCCCGAAGGACTGCAGTGCCTGCCTGGAGGAAGCGGAAGTGTGGGAGAAGCTGTATGAAAAATTCTCCCCCCGGGGGTTTTTCGTGCTCGGCATTGTTCGGGAAGCAGATTCTCTTTGGGCCGACGAGTTTTCAACGGATTACGAACTTACCTTCCCGATGGCCTCCTTGGATTCCGCTACCCTGGAATATCTGGGTGTGCCTTCGATAAGTCCCTTCAAGGTGATGGTGGACAGCTTGCGCCGGATTGTTTATCTCTCCGGCCCGAACAGCGAACCGGAGGAACAGAACAACTTCGCCGAAGTGGCCGAAAAGCTCTGCCGGGCTTATCTCACGCCGTAG